The Deinococcus sp. KNUC1210 genomic interval GATTCCAAGCGGCTGGAGCGGCTCTTCGGGTTGTTGACCCTGGCGTGGTTGAACTGCCTACGGATCGGCGTCTGGAAGCAGGCTGTCAAACCGATCAAGGTGTTGGCCCATGGCCGGAGGGCCATGCGCCTCGTGCGTTATGGTGCAGAACATTTGAGAAATGCGTTGCGCTTGGACCCGGAAGAACTGGCTGGCCTCTTCACCCTCTTGATCCTTCCGTTCTCAGCTCTGTAGCGGCCTGAAGTGAAGTTGTCCGCTACTGAAAGATTATTATAACCTGTCTGCAAGGGATGCGCTGGCGTTTGATCTGGGAGAAGTCAGAAGTATTTATATGGCTCAAAGCCTTTACGATAGTAGTGTACGCAAGATTTTTCAGGACGCAATAGTAATGGACAAGGCTAATTTATCCATATCTCTGAAGGATATCCTTAATATGAATCCGGAACAAGTAGAAATCGCGAAGAACTTAAGGCGCTTGCTTAATACGGAGCACGAGTCATACGACGGCTTTTTTGAGGAGTTAGCCAAAGCAGAGGATTTCTCTAGCGATTTGGACAGTGATCTTCTAGACGTTCTCATAGATATAATCATCTCGGAAACAACGGAGTTCTCTGTCAGAGACGCAGTTTTTGAAATTGCCAGACAATTTTGTCAATTTCAACCTCTTAAGGTTTTTGAAGGCTTCTCTTATAAAATACATAACGACTACTTATTCGATGAAATTATCATTCACGACTTAATTAGATTAAAGCTAGACGTAGAGGAAATGAATCGAAACTTAGTCGATTCGCCCAATAAAAGTAGATATGAACTCATTATTAGCAATAAGAGGCAAGATTTAATTAAAAGAGGTTTGTAAATTCAGTATCGGCTAGCTAATTCTTAATATATAAGAGGTTTTCAATCTATGTAGCGGACAACTTCACTTCAGGTCGCTCCTGGCGCTGAAAGCGGAAGGATCATGAGGGCAAAGAGTTCACTCAGTCTTTCTGGACCCCGGCGCAAGGCGTTTCTCAGATGCTCTGAACCGTAGCGCACGAGGCGCATGGCCTTTCGGCCACGCGCCAACACCTTGATCGGTTTGGCAGCCTGCTTCCAGACGCCGATCCGTAGGCAGTTCAACCACGCCAGGGTCGCGACCAAGACCCCGCCTTTTACTCTTCCAGTCGAGAGACAGAAGGGAAGCGCGCAAAATGGTTGTCTAGGACGGTAAAAAACCCAAGTTGTCCGCTACAGAGCAGCTTCCCTACAATGGCCTTCTCGCTTTGAGGAATTTCTGGATGATCTGTAGTCACGGGGAGATTACCACTCACGATTCTGTATCAGAGATTCAAGGTCTTCGTGAAATCCGTAGGCCTGCGCGATAAAGTCAACATCCTTTGCGATATTTTCTCGAGCAACGGTCTCAAGTTCGCTGCCTTGCTCGTCAAACTCATCACTGAGCCGGTTGAATTGCTCCGTTGCTTCGTGTGTTAGTTGGAAGAGTTGCTCTAAGGTCTGTGGACGTTGTGCTTCAATCTGTAAGCAAAGACCCTGCAAGATGAATTTTCCTTTGGCCACCAGTTGGGGCGGATAGTAGTTGTCGTGCTCCATTTCATTCAGAAATTTGTAGGTGCTGGTTTTGCCGTTTGCCAATGTCATTGTTTATCCCCTTGCGACTACTTAATCACATATACCCGCTCGCGCTGAGTTATCACACATTCGTTTGAGGTTTAGGAATGGCGTGTAGACCATGCTGTCCGCTATGCGCAGTCGACCTTACGGGTCTTCATGGCTCTGTTGGTGTACCTTCCGCCTGGCAAGTACAGGTCGCAGTCAACGTCTGCTGAGCAAAACCTCAACCTTGCATTCCTATGTCCATAGGTTTACTCTGCCCGCAGGAGGCATCTATGGACCCGAACCTGCTCAAAGGCCATCTGGATCTCATTCTGCTCGCAGCCCTGGAACACGAACCCAAATACGGCGGTCAGATCACCCAGGAAGTCAAAACACGAACCGATGGCGCCTTCCAGTTCAAGGAGGGCAGCCTCTATCCGGCCCTTCACCGACTGGAAAAGGCCGGGTGGGTCCTCGCCGAGTTTCACCAGCTCCCGCGTGGTGGCACGCCGGTCCGCTTCTACACTCTGACCGAGAGTGGCAGACGTGCCCTCGACGACAAACGAGACACGTACTACCGCTTCCAGAACGCCGTTCGCACACTGGTAGGAGGCAACGAATGACCCCGCTGGACCGCTATCTCCACCGGGCCACCCGTGGCCTGTGGGGCCAGCGTCGCCGACAGGTCCAACAGGAATTACGCGGCGCCGTCGAGGATAAGATCTGGCGTTACACCCTGGCCGGGCATGAGCCAGCTGAGGCCGAGCGCTTCGCGCTCCGGGACCTGGGCGATGCCCCCCAACTCGCGCGCGCGTTCAGAGCCGTTCATGTCATGCCCCAACGGCTCCAGATAGGATTGGCGCTGTCCCTGGCCGCGCTCCTCAGTCTTCAAGTTCAGGTTACGGCCCAGGTCTCTGGGGCACCGTACACGCCCGCCAGCGTAAGCTGCGACTACAGCCCCTCCGGTCTGAAGCGACTGGAGCGTGACTTCGGGGCTCAGACCGCGCTGCAGGAGCGCCTGAAAACCACGACACCGACGCAACTGGAACGACAGTGTCTCCAGACGTACCGCACGACGTCCGACGCGTTGGATTACCCCAGCCTGCTGCAGGTTCTGCGGAAGCAGGGTGTCACGATCCACCACACGCCCCCAGCGCAGACGGGCACCCTCACCACCAGTGGCGACACGCCGCCGGCTGGAAGCGTGTGGCTGCAGTTTCCAGGCGCTCCAGTTCAGACGCGACTGGACCCACCCGCGCGAACGCCTGACGGTCGCCAGGTGATGTCTCAGCAGTATCTGATTCAATCCCTGCTGACCAGTGGCCTGCGCGTGTCACTGACCGGTGACGTGAATCCTCGCCTGACGGTCGGCGGCACCTCCTTCACGCTGGGAACGGCCGCGGCACCGGTGTTGACCAGTGACCTCTACACCGGCGCCATCTACTTACAGCTCAGCGCCTTGGTGCAGCGGCCAGGGCATGTCAGGCCACTGCGCTACCTGCATGATCCGGCGGCCGCCGTCCAGCCGTTCAATGAGCCGCCTGCGTTGATGGCCAGCCGACTGGCACCGGGCACGTTGGTTTCAGGACTGCTGCGATCGTCGTCGCCCTCGGGTGAGGTATCGACCGCACTCTTTACCACGCGGGTTGGACCGGGGGATTCTTCGTGCCGGGTGGCCGGACAGCGACCTACGTCGAGCTGGTGGACACGGCAGAGGAACTCGCGTCAACGTTTCCACCGAGCGTTCGGGTGAAAGTCCTGCTGGTTCGGCTCACCAACATGGACGACCTGAGTAATTTGAACTACGAAATCCTAACTGCAGCCCAGATTCGCCGCTAAGGCCTGGCCTCTGGGTTGCTGTCCGAATCGGAACGTGCGTGGATGCACTCGGTCTGTGCTCTCTTATAGAGAAGTGCACAGATTGGCATGACTTTTTTGAGCCGAACTCATGTTCTTGATCCTTGCAGACATTGGTCGCGCCTTGTTTCTATCGCATGAGCTACCGAGCA includes:
- a CDS encoding DUF5713 family protein, giving the protein MTLANGKTSTYKFLNEMEHDNYYPPQLVAKGKFILQGLCLQIEAQRPQTLEQLFQLTHEATEQFNRLSDEFDEQGSELETVARENIAKDVDFIAQAYGFHEDLESLIQNREW
- a CDS encoding PadR family transcriptional regulator is translated as MDPNLLKGHLDLILLAALEHEPKYGGQITQEVKTRTDGAFQFKEGSLYPALHRLEKAGWVLAEFHQLPRGGTPVRFYTLTESGRRALDDKRDTYYRFQNAVRTLVGGNE
- a CDS encoding permease prefix domain 1-containing protein — its product is MTPLDRYLHRATRGLWGQRRRQVQQELRGAVEDKIWRYTLAGHEPAEAERFALRDLGDAPQLARAFRAVHVMPQRLQIGLALSLAALLSLQVQVTAQVSGAPYTPASVSCDYSPSGLKRLERDFGAQTALQERLKTTTPTQLERQCLQTYRTTSDALDYPSLLQVLRKQGVTIHHTPPAQTGTLTTSGDTPPAGSVWLQFPGAPVQTRLDPPARTPDGRQVMSQQYLIQSLLTSGLRVSLTGDVNPRLTVGGTSFTLGTAAAPVLTSDLYTGAIYLQLSALVQRPGHVRPLRYLHDPAAAVQPFNEPPALMASRLAPGTLVSGLLRSSSPSGEVSTALFTTRVGPGDSSCRVAGQRPTSSWWTRQRNSRQRFHRAFG